Within the Pseudomonas putida genome, the region ATATAAGGAAAGGTCACCCGCAGCAGGTCGGTGGTCAGCTGGTATTTCTCGGCATTGTCCACAAACCCGGGGGCGGTAGCCCAGACCACCCAGGGTGCCGCTAGCACGCCAATCACCGTCACCAGGGCCAGGACCACCGTCAGCAGGCCGCTGACATAGGCAATGAAAGTGCGCGTCGCCTCCTCGCCCTGCTGGGTCTTGTATTCGGCAAGGATTGGTACGAACGCCTGGGAAAAGGCCCCCTCGGCAAAAATCCGCCGCAGCAGGTTGGGCAGCTTGAAGGCGATGAAAAAGGCGTCGGTAGCGATGCCGGCGCCGAAGACACGGGCCAGGATGGTGTCACGCACGAACCCCAACACCCGGGAAATCATGGTGATGGAGCTGACTGCAGCCAGGGATTTGAGCAGGTTCATCGAAAAGATTCACGCCAAGGGCAGAGGACGCTGCCAGACAGCGTCCGAATGTGCGATACTCCCGCGCCTTCGCAGGGGAGCCAAAAATTCCCGAGTTTACAGGTCGTGCAGCAGAAAGGAATATTTCCCTCCTGTTGGTGCACCGCTCGGCGGAACCCTGCAGGTGGCCTTGACATCCGCTCAACTGATCGGCATGATTCGCGGCCTATTTTGTTTGCTATTTACCTAAAGTCTTTCGAGGAGCTCGACGGTGGCCAACACACCTTCCGCCAAGAAACGTGCAAAACAGGCTGAGAAGCGTCGCAGCCACAACGCCAGCCTGCGTTCCATGGTCCGCACCTACATCAAGAATGTAGTCAAAGCCATCGACGCAAAAGACGCCGAAAAAGCGCAAGCCGCTTACGTTCTGGCTGTACCTGTAATCGACCGTATGGCCGACAAAGGTATCATCCACAAGAACAAAGCTGCTCGCCACAAAGGCCGTCTGAATGGCCACATCAAGGCGCTGAAAGAAGCTGCAGCTGCCTAAGCGACGCTTGTCGAAAAACCGACCCTAGGGTCGGTTTTTTATTGCCTGCGATTTGGTGATGCTTGTGTCGCCTGTTGTGGCCTCATCGCCGGCAAGCCCGGCTCCCACAGGGATTTGCGCCGAGCTTTAGAAATGGGTAAGACCGTTGCTTGCTCAGGTAAAGCCCAGGCCTGAAGAACTGCACGGTCGAGGTGGGAGCCGGCTTGCCGGCGATGGGCTGCGCAGCAGCCCCCATAACGGAGCTGCACGCTGGTCGGGATCAGCGAGCATCTGGGTCCGCTTTGCGGCCCATCGCCGGCAAGCCCGGCTCCCACATGGACTGCGCCGGCTTTTAGAAAGTGGGCAAAACGGTTGCTTTATTCAATCAATGAGGGCCGCAGCGCGGCCCCTTCCCTACTTGGCGATCTGAATCTTCGGGGCCCACTGTAGCCAGGCGTCCTCAGGCTTGTCGAACAAGGCAAAGGTCTGCTGCGGCCGCGCCGGGTTGCCCATCTGCTCGCCATCGGGCGTGGCGAAGGCAATCCCACCGTCGATGAGGGTCTCCAGCGACTCGGTGCGCACCGTGGCGCCTTTGAACAGGCCCCAGTCGAAACCGAAACCGCTGCTATTCCAGAACCGGCTGCCACCGCGCACCAGTGCGGCATAGCGCGGCTCGATCAGGATATGAATGAGCACGCGGTCGGCCGTCTGCCCCAATTCGAAGCCCGTTACCTTACCCACCGCGACCTCGCGGTAGGTCACCGGCACGCCCGGCTTGATCGACCCCCTGCGCGGTGCGCTGAGCGTCAAAGGCAGGCCGACTTCCACCCCGGTGACCTCAGGCGCGTCAGCCAAGGCGATGAAATCACGCTGCGGACCTTTGTCCTTTACCGCCGGCTGCACTTCCAGGTACTGCCCGCCAATCAGGGTATCGAGGTTTTCGGTACGCACCAGGCCAAGGGCCGGCTTGACCACCCAGAACTGCGTGCCAGCACGGGCGATGCGGTCTGCCGCTTCGGTGATACGTGCGCGCAGCAACACAGCCTGCAGGTCCTTGGTCAGGTCGACACTCTCGATACTGCCAACATCCAGGCCACGGAAACGGATGGGCGTGCCCGGTTTGAGGCCGTCAGCACGGTCTACACGGATGGTAATCAGGGTGCCGGCACGGTTTACCGCCTCCTGGCTCTCATGCAGGCGGAACCTTGGAATATGACGTTTGAGCGGTACGTTCGGCGTTGGTGTGTCAAAGGCGATACCACCAGCCATCAGGGTCTGCAGCGACTCACTCTTTATCTTGATGCCCGACAGGCCACCAGTGAGGGTGATGCCACTGACGTTCCAGAAGCGAGAAGAGCCATTGACCAGGTTCTCGTACTCTTTTTCGATGTGCACTCCGATCAGGATGCGGCTGCTGTTGCGGGCAAACTGGTAGCTCTGCACGCTACCCACCTTGACCTGGCGATACATCACCGGGCTGCCGACCTCCAGCGAGCCCAGCGTATCGGCGAACAGCACCATGTGCAGCCCAGGCGCCTTGAGGTCCAGCGGCGGTGCCTTGGCCCTTGCTTCGAACTCGCGCTGCGGGGCGGCCCCCTTTTCACCGGGGCGGATGGCAATGTAGTTACCCTTCACCAAGGCCTCCAGGCCTGTGATACCCGCCAGGGAAATGGAAGGCTTGACCACCCAGAACTGCGTGCCATCGACGAGATAGTCTTCGGTCAGGGGGTCCAGGGTCAGTTCAGCCATTGCGCTGCCGAGGTTGTCCTCCATCTTCAGGGCCTTCAGCGAACCGACTTGAATGCCTTTGTACATGACCGGGGTGCGCCCCGCCTGCAGGCCCTCATAGTCGCTCAGCTTGACCTTCACACGGATACCCGCCTGGGCGGCATCGAAGTCTTCGTACAAGCGGAACGGCAGGCTCGGGTCGGTTGGCGGGCTATCCTTGCGGTGCTCCGGCGTAGCGAAGGCGATGCCACCCGCAACGATGCTGGAGAGGGACTCGCTGCGTACCTTTACCCCCGACAGCCCGGCATCGATGCTGATGCCGCTGGCATTCCAGAAGCGCGTATGTTTGCGCACCAGGCTGGCATAAGCCGGCTCGATGAACACTTTGACCTCGACCGTGCTCTGGTCCTCTGACAGGCGATAGCTCTTTACCCGGCCAACCTGGATCTGCTTGTAGAATATAGGGCTGTCGCGGTTGAGCGAGCCCAGGCGGTCTGCTTTGAGCGTGAGGTGCAGGCCCGGTTCGCTGTCCGAAAGCGGTGGCGCCACCTTCAATGCCTTGAAGCGCTTGGTTCGCTCACCTTCACCCGGGCTGACGGCAATGTAATTGCCTGACACCAAGGTCTCCAGACCCGAGATACCCGCCAGCGTGACACTGGGCTTGACCAGCCAGAAGCGTGTGCCCTTGGTCAGGTGAGGCTCTGCATCTTTGTTCATCTCGATGGTGGCGATGACACCTTGGTTTTCACCCTCGGCATCGAGCACCAGGCTTTTGACCTTGCCCACAGGCATGCCTTTGTAGATGACTTCGGTTTTGTTGGCGACGATACCCTCACCGCTCTCGAAACGAACTTCGATCTCTACACCCGCATCACGGTAGGCCTGCCAGGCCAGCCACCCTCCAATCATCAAAGCGATCAGCGGCAGAATCCAGATGGCCGACCAGTTGGAGGCGGGCCGGGTTTTAGCCGTTGGCATGTCACTCATGGTCGTCATCCGACTCCGTGTTATCCCAAATCAGTCGGGGATCGAAAGTTAAAGCAGCGAGCATCGTGAGAATCACCACAGTAGCGAAGGCGACAGCGCCCAAGTTGGCTTCGACACTGGCAATACGGCCGAAATTCACCACCGCCACCAAGATGGCGATGACGAAGATGTCCAGCATCGACCAGCGTCCTATGAACTCGATGAACCGATACATCAAAATGCGTTGCCGCGCTGACAACGGCTGGCGGCGCTGCACCGAATACAACAACAAACCGATACCCACCAGTTTGAAAGTGGGCACCAGAATACTGGCAATGAACACTACTGCGGCAATGGGCACCATGCCATGCTTGAGCAGCGTAATGACGCCGGACATGATCGTGTCCGGGCTGCCCTGCCCCAATGTACTGACAGTCATGATCGGCAGCACGTTGGCAGGTATGTAGAGGATCGAGGCAGCGATGAGCAGCGCCCAGGTACGGACGATACTGTTGGGCCGACGCGCATGCACAATCGCGCCGCAGCGCGTGCAGGCCTGCGACTTGCTCTCGGGATCCTGTCGATTCAGTTCATGACACTCATTGCAGACCACAATGCCCGCATCAATCGCCCGCATGCAGATCCTCCCCCGACAGCGCACTCCAGATCTGGTGTGGAGACATCACCACTTCAAGCCAAACCTGGATCAGCAACAGG harbors:
- a CDS encoding paraquat-inducible protein A, producing the protein MRAIDAGIVVCNECHELNRQDPESKSQACTRCGAIVHARRPNSIVRTWALLIAASILYIPANVLPIMTVSTLGQGSPDTIMSGVITLLKHGMVPIAAVVFIASILVPTFKLVGIGLLLYSVQRRQPLSARQRILMYRFIEFIGRWSMLDIFVIAILVAVVNFGRIASVEANLGAVAFATVVILTMLAALTFDPRLIWDNTESDDDHE
- a CDS encoding PqiB family protein; the encoded protein is MSDMPTAKTRPASNWSAIWILPLIALMIGGWLAWQAYRDAGVEIEVRFESGEGIVANKTEVIYKGMPVGKVKSLVLDAEGENQGVIATIEMNKDAEPHLTKGTRFWLVKPSVTLAGISGLETLVSGNYIAVSPGEGERTKRFKALKVAPPLSDSEPGLHLTLKADRLGSLNRDSPIFYKQIQVGRVKSYRLSEDQSTVEVKVFIEPAYASLVRKHTRFWNASGISIDAGLSGVKVRSESLSSIVAGGIAFATPEHRKDSPPTDPSLPFRLYEDFDAAQAGIRVKVKLSDYEGLQAGRTPVMYKGIQVGSLKALKMEDNLGSAMAELTLDPLTEDYLVDGTQFWVVKPSISLAGITGLEALVKGNYIAIRPGEKGAAPQREFEARAKAPPLDLKAPGLHMVLFADTLGSLEVGSPVMYRQVKVGSVQSYQFARNSSRILIGVHIEKEYENLVNGSSRFWNVSGITLTGGLSGIKIKSESLQTLMAGGIAFDTPTPNVPLKRHIPRFRLHESQEAVNRAGTLITIRVDRADGLKPGTPIRFRGLDVGSIESVDLTKDLQAVLLRARITEAADRIARAGTQFWVVKPALGLVRTENLDTLIGGQYLEVQPAVKDKGPQRDFIALADAPEVTGVEVGLPLTLSAPRRGSIKPGVPVTYREVAVGKVTGFELGQTADRVLIHILIEPRYAALVRGGSRFWNSSGFGFDWGLFKGATVRTESLETLIDGGIAFATPDGEQMGNPARPQQTFALFDKPEDAWLQWAPKIQIAK
- the rpsT gene encoding 30S ribosomal protein S20, which gives rise to MANTPSAKKRAKQAEKRRSHNASLRSMVRTYIKNVVKAIDAKDAEKAQAAYVLAVPVIDRMADKGIIHKNKAARHKGRLNGHIKALKEAAAA